A single window of Acidobacteriota bacterium DNA harbors:
- a CDS encoding translation elongation factor-like protein has protein sequence MEEKRIGKVTHYFTNISVAVLDLEDTLEVGDEIHILGRTTDFFQKVASLQIEHKPIQKAKPGDNVALKVDDHVRENDVIYKVIP, from the coding sequence ATGGAAGAGAAAAGAATCGGTAAGGTTACTCATTATTTCACAAATATAAGTGTTGCAGTTTTAGATCTTGAAGATACTTTAGAAGTTGGAGATGAAATTCATATATTGGGCCGTACCACAGACTTTTTTCAGAAAGTCGCCTCTCTTCAGATTGAACATAAACCAATTCAGAAGGCAAAGCCTGGAGATAATGTAGCTCTGAAAGTTGATGACCATGTAAGAGAAAATGATGTTATA